The proteins below are encoded in one region of Bacillota bacterium:
- a CDS encoding carboxymuconolactone decarboxylase family protein translates to MSSIKMIQPDEASGELEAIYQQARDPNLGRPANIMLAHSLNPEAMAAHLNMYRTLMFGKSRLSRTLRELIAVVVSQANRCHY, encoded by the coding sequence GTGTCATCCATAAAGATGATCCAGCCGGATGAGGCATCCGGCGAACTCGAGGCAATCTACCAGCAGGCCCGAGATCCAAACCTGGGACGGCCTGCGAACATCATGCTCGCGCACTCGCTCAACCCAGAAGCAATGGCCGCACACCTGAACATGTACCGGACTCTGATGTTCGGAAAGTCCAGGCTGTCACGGACCTTGCGTGAGCTCATTGCGGTCGTTGTCTCCCAAGCCAATCGGTGCCATTACTGA